The nucleotide sequence GATTTAGCAGACATCATGCAGACCTTTCTCATCCAGTTACATTCAGCCAACACTAAGAAATCACCAAAAACAGCCGTTATTTCGCTGGCCAAAGAAATAATGGCCAATCCGCTAATCAATTCTGTAAACAACTTAGCGACATACTACGGTTATAGTACTCGAACGCTGGAGCGTCATTTTAAGGAAATGATTGGCATAAGCCCCAAAAAATTTTTGCAGGTTAAACGCTTTCAGCAAACTTTCAAGCAATTACAAACTGGTTTGCCGCTTAGTAACATTTTTACTAATGACTATTATTACGATCAATCTCACTTTATTCATGAATTCAAACAATTTTCCGGCTGCACGCCAGGCGAAATTCTCTGTTACTGATTTGTCGTGTTCTTCCAATACATTCTCTTAGACCTCTTCTAAACTGGTTTTGTTATTTATTACCTGGAGAATGAAATGAAACCATCAACTGAGGCAATCGCTTTTATTAAACAATCTCTCGAGGGTTGTTTTAATAACACCATAATTTTCGCTGAACATGTTAAAACGCTCGCTGAAATGGGAGTCATTCGCTATGAGGTCGACTTGCAAGCCAATCGCATACACTATTATTTCAACGATAAAACCACTCACATGGAAGAAATAGCTCTTAACCAGGCACCAATGAGCAATCATTTTGATAAAGAATCAGTACAAAAAACCATCTCTGCTATTCAGCAACAAATGATTGATTATCCAACTTTCCTTAAGCGTATTGTGGCCGCAGGAACTCAACAGTATATCGTTGATATTATTGCACAACAGGTTATTTACCTAGGCAAAGAAGAACAACTGATTGAGGATTTTCCAAAAATAGAAAAAAAGCAGTCGATTCATTGTGAATAACGTTCAAATGATAATGCAGGTTCTCCCTGCATTTTACTCGCCGATTGAGTAATGACTAATAATCCCTCTCAATGACCTCCGTTCGGATCAATAGTCTCAAACAGTTCTGCGTTGTCGCTATAGTCAATCGGCACATCTATCAATACCGGTTTCTGCTGTGCCATCGCTTCCTCAAAAATATCCTGAAACGCTTCTGGCTTCGTCAATTCCAAACCAATAGCCCCGAACGCAGCAGCAAAATCAGGGATATTAACCTGTCCCAACGTGACACCACTGATGCGATGGTATTTCATCAATTCTTGTTCTAAAACCATATTGTAACTTCCATCACGCCAGATAAAATGGATGAAATGCAATTTTTCCCGCACAGCTGTTTCTAATTCCATGGCGCTAAATAAAAAACCTCCATCTCCGGAAATTGACACGACCTTTTCGTTGGGGAGAGCGTAATTGCTGGCAATCGCCCAAGGTAGGGCAACTCCCAGGGTTTGCTGACCATTACTGAATAATAATTGGTGTGGGCGGAAGGAAAAAAAATACCGTGCCATCCACATATACACGGTACCAATGTCACAACATACTGTTGTTGAATCATCAACCGCCTGCCTTAATTCA is from Legionella donaldsonii and encodes:
- a CDS encoding DUF1398 family protein; translated protein: MKPSTEAIAFIKQSLEGCFNNTIIFAEHVKTLAEMGVIRYEVDLQANRIHYYFNDKTTHMEEIALNQAPMSNHFDKESVQKTISAIQQQMIDYPTFLKRIVAAGTQQYIVDIIAQQVIYLGKEEQLIEDFPKIEKKQSIHCE